A portion of the Eubacterium maltosivorans genome contains these proteins:
- the gpmA gene encoding 2,3-diphosphoglycerate-dependent phosphoglycerate mutase translates to MKLVLLRHGESEWNRLNLFTGWTDVILSNKGIKEAADAGNMLKGKDYDFDICYTSFLKRAVDTLNVVLDTMDRAWLPVIKDWKLNERHYGALQGLNKAETAEKYGEEQVKIWRRSFDVRPPALEPDDPRNPQLQEQYRNVEKSELPLAESLKDTITRVIPYYENVIKKDMLEGKRVLLVAHGNSIRALVKYFENLSEDEIMGVNIPTGIPLIYEFDDGFNMTDHYYLGDQSIIETRMKKVAEQGKAK, encoded by the coding sequence ATGAAGCTTGTACTTTTAAGACATGGTGAAAGTGAATGGAACCGCCTGAACCTGTTTACAGGATGGACGGACGTAATTTTATCGAATAAAGGTATTAAAGAAGCCGCAGACGCTGGCAATATGCTAAAAGGAAAGGACTACGATTTTGATATCTGTTACACCTCTTTTTTAAAAAGAGCGGTGGATACCTTAAACGTGGTTTTGGATACCATGGACCGGGCCTGGCTGCCAGTCATAAAGGACTGGAAGCTTAACGAACGCCATTATGGCGCTTTGCAAGGGCTGAATAAGGCCGAGACAGCAGAGAAATACGGAGAGGAACAGGTCAAAATCTGGCGCCGATCCTTTGACGTCCGTCCACCGGCTCTGGAACCGGATGACCCCAGAAATCCACAGCTGCAGGAGCAGTATCGAAATGTGGAAAAAAGCGAGCTGCCTTTGGCAGAAAGCCTGAAGGATACGATCACTCGCGTTATCCCTTATTATGAAAATGTGATAAAAAAGGATATGCTTGAGGGCAAACGCGTTCTGCTGGTAGCCCACGGAAACTCGATCCGCGCGCTGGTTAAATATTTTGAAAACCTGTCGGAGGATGAGATCATGGGTGTCAATATCCCAACCGGTATTCCTTTGATTTATGAATTCGACGATGGCTTTAATATGACTGACCATTACTACCTGGGAGACCAATCCATTATTGAAACACGAATGAAAAAAGTGGCTGAGCAGGGAAAAGCAAAATAA
- a CDS encoding FecCD family ABC transporter permease: MKNTKHRHLIIVLSTILLSLMVIACCVGRYTVNPQDMLYAIQTKMTGEPGNLAMENVFFVIRLPRVIAAVSIGAVLSLCGAVYQGIFKNPLVSPDLLGVSKGACVGAAFSILLGGGMLARQLSAFAFGIIAMLMTMTFPKLLRNQSNLVLVLAGIITSGFMDSILGLMKFTSENDTDLAAIVFWQMGSLASIKVHEILSVLPVFAVGAFILLSLSFRINILSFGDIEAQSLGVNVKKIRWIIILIASLLTASAVCISGTIAWIGLIMPHLARMLAGSDHIKSLPVTMLMGGIFLLLIDTIARTATSLEIPLSVLTGLIGAPFFAWLLYRQKAKVS; the protein is encoded by the coding sequence ATGAAGAACACAAAACATCGACATCTCATTATTGTACTGAGCACCATATTGCTCTCGCTCATGGTTATCGCCTGCTGCGTTGGGCGTTATACAGTTAACCCTCAGGATATGCTTTATGCCATCCAGACTAAAATGACAGGCGAGCCGGGGAATCTGGCCATGGAAAACGTCTTTTTTGTCATTCGGCTGCCCCGTGTCATTGCCGCAGTCAGCATTGGTGCGGTGCTTTCACTCTGCGGCGCGGTCTATCAGGGCATTTTTAAAAACCCACTGGTATCGCCGGACTTGCTCGGTGTCTCCAAGGGCGCCTGTGTAGGCGCGGCTTTTTCAATCCTGCTGGGCGGCGGTATGCTTGCGCGTCAGCTGTCTGCTTTTGCCTTCGGCATCATCGCCATGCTTATGACCATGACCTTTCCAAAGCTCCTGCGCAACCAGAGCAACCTTGTTCTGGTGCTTGCCGGTATCATCACCAGCGGCTTTATGGACTCAATTCTTGGACTTATGAAATTCACTTCTGAAAATGATACGGATCTCGCCGCCATTGTTTTCTGGCAAATGGGCAGTCTGGCCTCCATAAAGGTTCATGAAATTCTTTCTGTGCTGCCTGTGTTCGCTGTTGGCGCGTTTATCCTGCTGAGCCTCTCCTTTCGGATCAACATCCTTTCCTTTGGCGATATTGAAGCCCAGAGCCTTGGGGTTAACGTTAAAAAAATCCGATGGATCATCATCCTGATCGCCAGCCTGCTGACAGCCAGTGCGGTCTGTATCAGCGGAACCATTGCCTGGATTGGGCTGATCATGCCCCATCTCGCAAGGATGCTGGCCGGCTCCGACCATATTAAATCTCTCCCGGTAACCATGCTGATGGGTGGTATTTTTCTTCTTCTCATTGATACCATCGCCCGGACCGCCACCTCTCTGGAAATTCCGCTTTCGGTTTTGACAGGACTCATCGGCGCACCCTTCTTTGCCTGGCTTTTATACCGGCAGAAAGCAAAGGTAAGCTGA
- a CDS encoding ABC transporter ATP-binding protein translates to MKIQIEKLSFSYDEAAPLLKNIGFTLNAGRVISILGPNGAGKTTLLNCIAGLFKPREGNILIDGKNLEKLSHREVARIIGYVPQIIVPAFSYSVLDYVVTGCAPHIGTFERPKQIHFDAAMAALESMGIAALRDKPYNEISGGERQQVSIARALAQRPAFILMDEPTAHLDYGNQIQVLKTIRTMASQGYGIALTTHNPDHALLLGDQLAVLERDGTFTFGKCKEVLTEPFLNHLYGIDLRLEEIPSVGRRVCFAPKL, encoded by the coding sequence ATGAAGATACAAATTGAAAAGTTGTCCTTCTCCTATGATGAAGCCGCTCCTCTGCTAAAAAATATTGGCTTTACCCTTAACGCTGGGCGGGTAATATCCATTCTAGGACCAAACGGAGCGGGGAAAACAACGCTGCTCAACTGTATTGCAGGCCTTTTTAAGCCCAGGGAGGGTAATATCCTGATTGACGGAAAGAACCTGGAGAAGCTCTCCCACCGGGAGGTTGCCAGAATAATCGGCTATGTGCCACAGATCATTGTCCCTGCCTTTTCCTATTCTGTTTTAGATTATGTGGTGACAGGCTGCGCCCCGCACATCGGTACCTTTGAACGGCCAAAGCAGATTCATTTTGACGCTGCCATGGCTGCGCTGGAGTCGATGGGGATCGCGGCACTCAGAGATAAGCCTTACAACGAAATCAGCGGCGGCGAACGGCAGCAGGTCAGCATTGCGCGAGCTCTGGCTCAAAGGCCGGCTTTTATCCTGATGGATGAGCCCACCGCCCATCTGGACTATGGCAACCAGATTCAGGTTCTTAAGACAATCCGCACCATGGCTTCTCAGGGCTATGGCATTGCGCTGACCACACACAATCCCGACCATGCGCTGCTTCTGGGTGATCAGCTGGCTGTCCTGGAACGGGACGGCACCTTTACCTTTGGCAAATGTAAGGAGGTATTGACGGAGCCCTTTCTTAATCATCTTTACGGCATCGACCTCCGGCTTGAGGAAATTCCTTCTGTTGGCCGCCGGGTCTGCTTTGCACCAAAACTATAA
- a CDS encoding ABC transporter substrate-binding protein yields the protein MRKKLLCMILVLTLILSMTACSPKQEDSSDKASGEIKVTDAIGREVTLPAPATKVVGTHNPSLNTAVVIGGGGKYIVGFGNKDMARGLYEEVIDGYDDLPQIGKAKDINMETVMELGADLAILPERFANQADQFAEVNVPAVVALPNDESFDTVTNSLKIVGKALGEDKRAEEITSFIDDKIADVSKKVGSASEKPSILFLGGSSPLTVAPDAMIQTYIIEKAGGTNAVSGVDKKGEFADVSIEQIVGWNPDIIWIPSYAKYKADDLLNDPAWSSIKAVQDKAVYVFPSSLEPWDYPTASSVLGVCWAANNLHGDLYSSDDFMKDVDAFYQMVYGKTFTKEQLGLQ from the coding sequence ATGAGAAAAAAACTACTGTGCATGATTCTGGTCCTTACTTTAATTTTAAGTATGACTGCCTGCAGCCCAAAGCAGGAGGACTCGTCCGACAAAGCATCCGGCGAGATTAAAGTCACAGACGCCATCGGACGCGAGGTGACGCTTCCTGCACCAGCGACGAAGGTGGTGGGAACACACAATCCATCCTTAAATACTGCGGTTGTCATTGGCGGCGGTGGCAAATACATTGTCGGATTTGGAAATAAAGATATGGCCCGTGGCCTGTACGAGGAAGTAATCGACGGATATGACGACCTGCCGCAAATCGGTAAGGCCAAGGATATCAATATGGAAACAGTTATGGAGTTGGGCGCAGACCTCGCTATTCTGCCTGAACGTTTCGCCAATCAAGCCGACCAGTTCGCCGAAGTCAATGTCCCGGCAGTTGTTGCTCTCCCCAATGATGAAAGCTTCGACACAGTCACAAACTCTCTAAAAATTGTCGGAAAGGCTCTGGGTGAGGACAAACGCGCGGAAGAAATCACTTCCTTTATCGACGATAAAATCGCCGATGTCAGCAAAAAGGTGGGTTCAGCCTCTGAAAAACCGTCCATTTTATTTTTAGGCGGTTCCAGCCCTCTCACCGTTGCGCCCGACGCCATGATTCAGACCTATATTATCGAAAAGGCCGGCGGTACTAACGCAGTCAGCGGGGTCGATAAAAAAGGGGAGTTCGCCGATGTGAGCATTGAACAGATTGTCGGCTGGAATCCCGATATTATCTGGATACCCTCCTATGCTAAATACAAGGCCGACGATCTTCTGAACGACCCGGCCTGGAGCAGCATTAAAGCCGTACAGGATAAGGCCGTTTATGTCTTTCCATCCTCTCTGGAGCCGTGGGACTACCCCACCGCCTCCTCTGTACTGGGCGTCTGCTGGGCAGCTAATAATCTTCACGGTGATCTTTACAGCTCAGATGATTTTATGAAGGATGTCGATGCCTTCTATCAGATGGTCTACGGCAAAACCTTTACCAAGGAACAGCTTGGGCTTCAATAA
- a CDS encoding XdhC family protein, whose protein sequence is MNPKKLLEEQLKLEEAGRPYAVITIIRANGAVPRKSGKMLVTADGNSIGTIGGGSSELLAIQDAQACIRYGENAVKDYALNSENGMVCGGDFSVFIEVENPRPRLLLCGAGHVGTALMKAAHLAGFDITLVDTRAEDQIGDAILLADTYVPVEDFYKGIMALTIPAGAFIVITTYGHRFDKEALAAALTKKAAYLGMIGSRKKIAAVYEKLRSEGFTHEQLEAVYAPIGMDIGGETPEEIAISIVAEMLAVKYKRSGAHLKDL, encoded by the coding sequence ATGAATCCAAAAAAATTACTGGAAGAACAGCTTAAGCTGGAGGAAGCCGGGCGTCCCTACGCAGTCATCACCATCATCCGGGCCAACGGCGCTGTCCCCAGAAAAAGCGGCAAAATGCTGGTAACCGCGGATGGCAACAGCATTGGCACCATTGGCGGCGGCAGCTCGGAGCTTTTGGCCATACAGGACGCTCAGGCATGTATCCGCTATGGCGAAAACGCCGTTAAGGATTATGCCCTGAACAGCGAAAACGGTATGGTCTGTGGCGGCGACTTCTCTGTATTTATTGAGGTTGAAAACCCAAGGCCGCGTCTGCTGCTCTGCGGCGCTGGCCACGTTGGAACTGCCCTTATGAAAGCCGCCCATCTGGCTGGCTTTGATATCACTTTGGTCGATACCCGTGCAGAGGACCAGATCGGAGACGCCATCCTGCTGGCAGATACCTATGTGCCTGTCGAGGACTTCTACAAAGGGATTATGGCACTGACGATTCCCGCTGGAGCCTTTATCGTCATTACTACTTATGGCCATCGTTTTGACAAAGAAGCGTTGGCGGCAGCTCTGACCAAAAAGGCCGCCTATCTTGGAATGATCGGCAGCCGAAAAAAAATCGCAGCGGTTTATGAAAAGCTGCGTTCAGAGGGTTTTACCCATGAGCAGCTGGAAGCAGTTTATGCGCCCATTGGCATGGATATTGGCGGTGAAACCCCTGAGGAGATCGCCATTTCCATTGTCGCTGAAATGCTGGCGGTTAAATACAAACGAAGTGGCGCGCATTTAAAGGATCTC